A region from the Neurospora crassa OR74A linkage group V, whole genome shotgun sequence genome encodes:
- a CDS encoding calpain-B: MSRSPSPNPGARSVLAEMTVYQPHGGGAWGQQHKYRTPQGKIDEFWTKFTARVPGKRKLTNPAATTVLPKNEYAERLAKRNSAKEVGGGTNAQASFEEAAAICRAKVEKIVQECRRVNQKYRDPHFDLEYDLKTGRRDCLESLSNENIIDFSSSDSDSDYNHLPRPRSHSRRRRRDNGDGDRDQSTQVESQIKTNKTKIDKRDGVSQLSPQGRMPGSKFRPASVKRVGEIFDDPKFYIDGPTANDVRQGRDGDCWLMAALCTMSNKPGLIERICVAHDQDIGVYGFVFHRDGEWFSEIIDDKLYLTRHDYDEAMDRFHLERVLWDDRDRPDSEEIYRKTYQSNSGALYFAQCENPNETWLPLLEKAYAKAHGDYAAIEGGFTGEGIEDLTGGVTSGLYTADILDKEHFWKEELMKVNEQFLFGCSTGVWGRGYGDRKGIMEQHAYSVMKAVDLDGERLLLLKNPWGKGEWTGPWSDGSKEWTPEWLQKLGHRFGDDGAFWISYRDFLRKFQAFDRTRLFGPDWKVTSIWTTLSVPWTLEYHDTKFAFTLAKPGPVVIVLSQLDDRYFRGLEGQYRFELNFRVHRAGEDDYLVRTQHSSRMNRSINVELDLDAGEYLVLVKIDATRNEWVLPTEDVVRNNARHHREKLLRIGLSYDLAHSKAKIKESPEEKAAREAHEQRKKDKQRESLRKAIMEEKEMNFYSRMKSYQRQKRRADKNKERMKRKTEKRKAKMEKKKAKREEAERKQTEETCRDPLGKQRKEGKDCGFSLDAALHPAGERMAPLAVDTAASTDAGQPTPSVSSTGATEVDVTDRLPEPVLSISLEKNCKAPEGPSTNILTPQSAPTQQQGCRLSAEDDKPSSEQPNEASAQDPIEVRPGLSMDIHKTLEAVPQHSQSPRPTCGESGRGDDRTRAIENKLQAAVNLFSNLKQELELMLTNGVSDNSIKQGQGQKPHNVDNKGQPPPPSPTLRPPAEQRTLQPPRPSSPRPFHPPHPQDQRWRRPLSQLRDRSPRHPLVDPGPSPRRFQQRYGGRPPQRREVFIDDDHQIPPDPRFVDESFSESSSSSADTDDTYSISSISDISDRELDMHIREDARRNGRLLDQGSRNQAILPPLQPQPGPPQSMQPGPIGPGPHPRIRGRDPRGRHGGRGRDGHRNELVDPNAEFEKNPWNAVAVVGLRVYYRVDLDDAATIGDKDAAGVEGGEEKTEMVKLKVIRPNPWETGSDDEKDTKKKKNEERGSKWTRGLKKNRKSKTTEEEKKEKGDGGVETGGNADGAGCDAELKKEEVEKVLDVDDSAKDATLEGEEREKTVAEGQV, translated from the exons ATGTCGCGGTCTCCATCACCAAATCCAGGTGCGAGGTCGGTCCTGGCAGAGATGACGGTTTATCAACcccatggaggaggagcttggGGCCAACAACACAAGTACAGGACACCGCAGGGCAAGATCGATGAGTTCTGGACAAAGTTTACCGCGAGAGTTCCGGGAAAGCGCAA GCTTACCAATCCTGCAGCCACCACGGTTCTCCCCAAGAACGAGTACGCGGAGAGGCTTGCCAAGCGTAACTCAGCCAAGGAGGTGGGAGGTGGCACAAATGCGCAAGCATCTTTCGAGGAGGCCGCGGCTATCTGCAGGGCCAAGGTAGAAAAGATCGTCCAAGAATGCCGTCGTGTCAACCAGAAGTACAGAGACCCGCATTTCGACCTAGAGTACGACCTGAAGACGGGTAGGCGCGATTGCCTCGAATCCCTCAGCAATGAAAACATCATCGATTTCTCCAGCAGCGACTCGGACTCTGACTACAACCACCTACCACGCCCTCGGTCGCATTCCCGTCGTCGCAGGAGAGataatggtgatggtgatcgTGACCAGAGCACCCAAGTGGAGAGTCAAATCAAGACCAACAAGACCAAAATCGACAAGAGAGATGGAGTATCGCAGCTCTCCCCGCAAGGACGGATGCCCGGGTCCAAGTTTCGACCGGCATCGGTCAAGCGAGTGGGCGAGATCTTTGACGATCCAAAGTTCTACATTGACGGTCCCACCGCAAATGATGTGCGGCAGGGCCGGGACGGTGATTGTTGGCTTATGGCCGCATTGTGCACGATGAGCAACAAGCCGGGACTCATCGAACGGATTTGTGTGGCTCATGACCAGGACATTGGCGTCTACGGCTTTGTCTTTCACCGGGATGGAGAATGGTTCAGCGAAATTATCGATGACAAG CTCTACCTCACCAGGCATGACTACGATGAGGCAATGGATCGCTTTCACCTGGAACGCGTGTTATGGGATGACAGAGATCGCCCAGACTCGGAAGAGATATACCGGAAGACATACCAATCCAATAGCGGCGCACTCTACTTTGCGCAGTGCGAGAATCCCAACGAGACTTGGCTGCCTTTACTCGAGAAAGCTTATGCCAAAGCCCATGGAGACTATGCAGCTATTGAGGGTGGATTCACTGGCGAGGGTATCGAGGATCTCACGGGCGGTGTGACCTCTGGCTTGTATACCGCGGATATACTTGACAAGGAACATTTCTGGAAAGAGGAGCTCATGAAAGTTAACGAGCAATTTCTCTTTGGTTGCTCGACTGGGGTTTG GGGACGTGGCTATGGTGACAGAAAGGGCATTATGGAACAGCATGCCTATTCTGTTATGAAAGCGGTAGACTTGGATGGGGAGCGGCTCCTCTTGTTGAAGAACCCATGGGGCAAGGGGGAATGGACAGGGCCCTGGA GTGATGGCTCGAAGGAATGGACACCTGAGTGGCTTCAGAAATTGGGCCACCGGTTCGGAGATGATGGTGCATTTTGGATCTCATATAGGGACTTCTTGCGCAAGTTCCAAGCCTTTGATCGAACGCGTCTCTTCGGACCCGACTGGAAAGTTACTTCGATCTGGACAACACTTTCCGTACCATGGACCTTGGAATATCATGACACCAAGTTTGCCTTTACGCTGGCAAAACCCGGTCCCGTGGTCATTGTTCTCTCCCAACTAGATGACCGATACTTTCGTGGGCTGGAGGGCCAGTACAGATTCGAGCTGAACTTTCGCGTACATCGGGCTGGAGAGGATGATTACCTGGTACGAACACAACATTCCTCCCGCATGAACCGCTCCATCAACGTCGAACTAGATCTGGACGCTGGCGAATATCTGGTTCTCGTCAAGATTGACGCCACTCGCAACGAGTGGGTTCTGCCCACCGAGGACGTGGTGCGGAACAATGCTCGCCACCACCGCGAGAAACTGCTTCGTATCGGGCTCTCCTATGACCTGGCGCATAGCAAGGCTAAGATCAAGGAGAGTCCCGAAGAGAAAGCAGCTCGCGAGGCACACGAACAGCGGAAAAAGGACAAGCAACGCGAAAGTCTCCGGAAGGCGATcatggaggaaaaggagatgaACTTTTACAGTCGCATGAAAAGTTACCAAAGGCAGAAGCGCCGAGCGGATAAGAACAAGGAGCGGATGAAGAGAAAAACGGAGAAGCGGAAGGCGAagatggaaaagaagaaggcaaaaCGGGAAGAAGCAGAGAGAAAACAGACCGAAGAGACATGCAGGGACCCTCTCGGCAAGCAAAGAAAGGAGGGCAAAGATTGTGGTTTCAGCCTTGATGCGGCATTGCATCCTGCTGGCGAGCGTATGGCACCCCTGGCAGTAGATACTGCGGCATCTACTGACGCTGGACAACCGACTCCGTCCGTTAGTAGCACGGGTGCTACTGAGGTCGATGTAACAGACCGTCTTCCGGAGCCTGTTCTATCCATTTCTCTTGAGAAGAATTGCAAGGCCCCCGAGGGCCCTTCGACGAATATACTGACGCCACAATCAGCTCCCACACAGCAACAGGGTTGTCGATTATCCGCCGAAGACGACAAACCCTCCTCGGAACAGCCTAATGAAGCAAGTGCACAGGATCCCATCGAAGTACGACCAGGGCTGTCAATGGATATCCACAAGACACTGGAGGCTGTTCCCCAACACTCGCAGTCACCTCGTCCAACGTGTGgagaaagtggaagaggtgATGATCGTACCAGAGCTATCGAGAACAAGCTTCAGGCGGCTGTCAACCTTTTCTCCAACTTAAAGCAGGAGCTAGAGCTCATGTTGACAAACGGTGTCAGCGACAATAGTATAAAGCAGGGCCAGGGACAAAAGCCACATAATGTTGACAACAAGGgacagcctcctcctccttcccctaCTCTTCGTCCCCCAGCCGAACAACGCACTCTTCAACCACCGaggccttcttcccctcgCCCTTTCCATCCACCCCATCCTCAGGATCAGCGCTGGCGTCGACCTCTTTCTCAATTACGAGATAGATCACCAAGACACCCACTGGTAGACCCGGGGCCCTCACCCCGTCGCTTCCAGCAACGATACGGTGGACGTCCACCACAACGTCGCGAAGTTTTCATCGACGATGACCATCAGATTCCCCCAGACCCCCGCTTCGTCGACGAGAGCTTCTCCGAgtcatcgtcttcctctGCGGACACTGACGATACCTACAGCATTTCCAGCATTTCCGACATCTCCGACCGGGAGCTCGACATGCACATCCGCGAGGACGCTCGTCGTAACGGGAGGCTTCTTGATCAAGGTTCTCGTAATCAAGCCATATTGCCGCCCCTCCAGCCACAGCCTGGCCCGCCGCAATCAATGCAGCCTGGTCCGATCGGCCCGGGACCGCACCCGCGCATTAGAGGTCGGGATCCCCGCGGTCGTCATGGTGGACGTGGTAGAGACGGGCATAGGAATGAGCTGGTGGATCCAAATGCGGAGTTTGAGAAGAATCCGTGGAATGCGGTGGCGGTTGTTGGTTTGAGGGTGTATTATCGTGTTGATCTGGATGACGCCGCTACCATTGGGGACAAAGACGCAGCAGGCgtggaagggggagaggaaaAGACGGAAATGGTCAAGTTGAAAGTTATCAGACCGAACCCATGGGAGACTGGtagtgatgatgagaaggataccaagaagaagaaaaatgaGGAGAGGGGGAGTAAGTGGACTAGGGGGCTCAAGAAGAATAGGAAGAGCAAGACaacagaggaagagaagaaggagaagggtgatggtggtgttgaaacGGGCGGAAATGCAGATGGCGCGGGATGTGATGCGGAattgaagaaagaggaggtggaaaaAGTGTTGGACGTCGACGATAGCGCGAAGGATGCTACGCttgagggagaagagagagagaagactGTTGCTGAGGGGCAGGTGTGA